One window of the Hyperolius riggenbachi isolate aHypRig1 chromosome 5, aHypRig1.pri, whole genome shotgun sequence genome contains the following:
- the LOC137519416 gene encoding uncharacterized protein: MTLQSVDLSPAGSSAAHVISGSSLDEGMQSDSWQHEEASHGAASAGEEMSLHSGSDVMVELPGPTLNLHVSAESNTTIPIMSPTSDQASSGTSSHSTNYTRADYNNDRWHSQHFLQAQEDYRRLMEEHMARFHQDFVTLNRTSTDMGGNVQRLANAGVGLEASHVRLAEDLHRQNLILSRMARVGETQNQILGRLANGQELQNITQARMAEAIERHNEIAERQNDLLLQILNK; this comes from the exons ATGACCCTCCAATCTGTGGACTTATCTCCGGCAGGAtcaagtgctg CTCATGTGATTTCTGGGTCCAGTCTGGATGAGGGCATGCAGTCTGACTCATGGCAACATGAGGAGGCTTCCCATGGAGCAGCAAGTGCTG GTGAGGAAATGTCACTGCATAGTGGTTCCGATGTGATGGTTGAATTGCCAGGGCCAACACTCAACCTTCATGTCTCTGCAGAAAGCAACACCACGATACCTATTATGTCACCCACTTCTGACCAGGCCAGCTCCGGCACCTCCTCCCATTCCACAAATTACACCAGGGCCGACTATAATAACGACCGGTGGCATTCCCAGCACTTTCTTCAAGCCCAAGAGGACTATCGTAGACTAATGGAGGAACACATGGCCCGCTTCCACCAGGACTTTGTCACCTTGAATCGGACTTCGACAGACATGGGTGGAAATGTGCAGAGACTGGCCAATGCCGGAGTGGGCCTTGAGGCGAGCCACGTGCGTTTGGCCGAGGATCTTCATCGCCAGAACTTGATTCTGAGCCGGATGGCTCGGGTTGGCGAAACCCAAAATCAGATCTTGGGGCGGTTGGCTAATGGTCAAGAGCTACAAAACATCACTCAAGCCAGAATGGCTGAAGCCATTGAAAGACACAATGAAATAGCTGAAAGGCAGAATGATTTGCTGCTCCAAATTTTGAATAAATAA
- the LOC137517726 gene encoding formin-like protein 1 has protein sequence MYAKRRVMEELQSELRQHFQGHHSITQIQRRWSDMKRRERSFVREVRREHVPEAPMPPRRHRGDPAHEDSDEAPDQPPPLDVGEEGGPSQDPPDVGPPALEGEALGGPPDLVGPEGPPAPPAAQQPGRRRQRRSQLAAIARQMAQMAAALQGALSDSE, from the exons ATGTACGCCAAAAGGCGTGTGATGGaggagctgcagagtgagctccgCCAGCACTTCCAGGGCCACCACAGCATTACCCAGATCCAGCGGAGGTGGTCCGACATGAAGCGTCGTGAGCGGAGCTTCGTCCGAGAGGTCCGCCGGGAgcatgttcctg AAGCACCAATGCCACCCCGCCGACACCGCGGGGACCCGGCACATGAGGACTCGGACGAGGCTCCGGACCAGCCCCCTCCGTTGGATGTGGGTGAAGAAGGTGGGCCATCCCAGGACCCACCTGATGTTGGGCCCCCAGCTCTGGAGGGCGAAGCCCTGGGAGGCCCACCGGATCTTGTGGGCCCGGAAGGCCCCCCAGCCCCACCTGCAGCCCAACAACCTGGCCGAAGACGCCAGA gacgTTCCCAATTGGCAGCCATAGCCAGACAAATGGCCCAAATGGCTGCTGCTTTGCAGGGGGCCCTCTCCGACTCGGAGTAA